The following are encoded together in the Pseudoalteromonas piscicida genome:
- a CDS encoding inner membrane-spanning protein YciB, translating to MSFLIEYLPLILFFAVYKFVDIFWATGVLIIASLIQVAHQYITKREVAKRHWVFLAIALILGGMTIFFHDEQFIKWKATIIYAILGAALLISRYLFNKNLVKGALEGVLKSVAEKEKSEIDIDLPAKDCDQLNLFWAVLLFFIAGLNLYVAYHFSLDFWVNFKVFGLIGITFVALLFTMFKIQKYLPEE from the coding sequence ATGTCATTTTTAATTGAGTACTTACCGCTTATCCTGTTTTTTGCGGTTTATAAGTTTGTAGATATTTTTTGGGCAACCGGTGTGCTAATTATCGCCTCTCTTATACAGGTCGCACACCAATACATCACTAAGCGAGAAGTCGCAAAACGTCATTGGGTATTCCTAGCGATTGCACTGATCCTTGGTGGGATGACGATTTTCTTCCATGATGAGCAATTTATTAAATGGAAAGCCACTATTATTTATGCCATTTTAGGTGCGGCACTGCTCATATCCAGGTACCTGTTTAATAAAAACTTGGTAAAAGGCGCACTCGAAGGGGTGTTAAAGTCAGTTGCTGAGAAGGAAAAAAGCGAGATTGATATTGATTTACCAGCAAAAGACTGCGACCAATTAAACCTCTTTTGGGCAGTATTACTTTTCTTCATTGCAGGCCTCAACCTTTACGTTGCGTACCACTTCTCTCTTGATTTTTGGGTGAACTTTAAAGTCTTTGGTCTAATTGGGATCACCTTCGTTGCACTCCTCTTTACCATGTTTAAAATTCAAAAATATTTACCTGAAGAGTAA
- a CDS encoding HU family DNA-binding protein, with the protein MNKSDLVTKMAGISGLTKKDSQAVLNVILQATKKRLSEGDQMQINGLGTFALSYHPPKQGRNPQTGETITIEGQNKVLFKPAKALKDNLR; encoded by the coding sequence ATGAATAAGAGCGATTTAGTTACAAAAATGGCGGGAATTAGTGGATTAACAAAGAAAGATTCACAGGCGGTGTTAAATGTCATTTTACAGGCCACTAAAAAACGCTTGTCAGAAGGTGATCAAATGCAAATCAATGGGCTTGGCACATTCGCGTTAAGCTATCATCCCCCAAAGCAAGGGCGCAACCCACAAACCGGAGAGACCATCACTATTGAGGGACAGAACAAGGTATTGTTTAAGCCTGCCAAAGCGTTAAAAGATAACTTGCGCTAA